In Cervus elaphus chromosome 5, mCerEla1.1, whole genome shotgun sequence, the following proteins share a genomic window:
- the P2RX4 gene encoding P2X purinoceptor 4, whose protein sequence is MAGCCAVLGAFLFEYDTPRIVLIRSRKVGLMNRTVQLLILAYVIGWVFVWEKGYQETDSVVSSVTAKAKGVTMTNTSKLGLRIWDVADYVIPAQEENSVFIMTNMIITMNQTQGLCPEIPDKTTVCETDANCTAGSAGTHSSGVATGRCVSFSGTLKTCEVAAWCPVENDTELPKPAFLKAAENFTLLIKNNIWYPKFNFSKRNILPNITTAYLKTCIYDAKTDPFCPIFRLGTIVESAGHSFQDMATEGGIMGIQIKWDCNLDRAASLCLPRYSFRRLDTRDVDHNVSPGYNFRFAKYYSDPNGAERRTLIKAYGIRFDIIVFGKAGKFDIIPTMINIGSGLALLGVATVLCDVIVLYCMKKRYYYREKKYKYVEDYEQGLGNQTDQ, encoded by the exons ATGGCGGGCTGCTGCGCGGTGCTGGGGGCCTTCCTGTTCGAGTACGACACGCCGCGCATCGTGCTCATCCGCAGCCGTAAAGTGGGGCTCATGAACCGCACGGTGCAGCTGCTCATCCTGGCCTACGTCATCGG gtGGGTGTTTGTGTGGGAAAAGGGTTACCAGGAAACAGACTCTGTGGTCAGCTCAGTTACTGCGAAAGCCAAGGGCGTCACCATGACCAACACCTCTAAACTTGGACTCCGGATCTGGGATGTAGCTGATTACGTGATTCCAGCTCAG GAGGAAAACTCTGTCTTCATCATGACCAATATGATCATCACCATGAACCAGACGCAAGGCCTCTGTCCTGAG atcccGGATAAGACCACTGTGTGTGAAACTGATGCCAACTGCACTGCCGGCTCTGCAGGCACTCACAGCAGCG GAGTCGCAACAGGGAGGTGCGTGTCATTCAGTGGGACCTTGAAGACATGCGAGGTGGCAGCCTGGTGCCCGGTGGAGAACGACACAGAATTGCCAAA gCCTGCTTTTTTAAAGGCTGCAGAAAACTTCACTCTTTTGATTAAGAACAACATCTGGTATCCCAAATTTAACTTCAGCAA GAGGAATATCCTTCCCAACATCACCACCGCCTACCTCAAAACATGCATTTATGATGCGAAAACAGATCCCTTCTGCCCCATATTCCGACTTGGCACAATCGTGGAGAGCGCAGGGCACAGCTTCCAGGACATGGCCACTGAG GGAGGCATCATGGGCATCCAGATCAAGTGGGACTGCAACCTGGACAGGGCCGCCTCCCTCTGCCTGCCCAGGTATTCCTTCCGCCGCCTGGACACCCGGGACGTGGACCACAACGTATCCCCAGGCTACAACTTCAG GTTTGCCAAGTACTACAGCGACCCGAACGGTGCCGAGCGCCGCACGCTCATCAAAGCCTATGGCATCCGCTTTGACATCATCGTGTTTGGAAAG GCTGGGAAATTTGACATCATCCCCACCATGATCAACATTGGTTCTGGCTTGGCGCTCTTAGGGGTG GCGACAGtgctgtgtgatgtcatagtCCTCTACTGCATGAAGAAGAGATATTACTACCGcgagaagaaatataaatatgtggAAGATTATGAGCAG GGTCTTGGCAATCAGACGGACCAGTGA